TTTAGGGAATTCGGGGTTGTGATTGGTTCCGCTGTTTTGATTTCTGCTTTTGTATCCCTGACTTTGACACCAATGCTGAATGCTTATCTGATGAAAGGCGGTGAACAGAAAAAATCCAAATTCTACATGAAGACGGAGCCTTTTTTCGAAAAAATGAACAGCACTTACGCAGAAAGTCTTTCTAAATTTATGGATCGAAAATGGATCAGTTTCCCGATTCTGATTGTTTGTTTTGGAATTATTTACCTCTTTTTTACCATACTCCCAAAAGAAACAGCACCCTTAGACGACCGTAGTTCTGTCGTTATGCGTATGACAACTCCTGAAGGATCTTCTTATGAATATACCGATCGTTTTATGCAGGAGATTTCAAAATTGGTAGACGATTCTATTCCGGAGAAAAAAGTAAGCTTAGTTATTACTTCTCCAGGATTTGGTTCTTCATCTGTAAACAGTGGCTTTATCAGGCTTTCTTTAAAACAGCCCGATGAAAGAGTTCGTTCGCAAAAAGATATCGCCGATAAATTAACCAAATGGACTAAACAATATCCGGATGCCAAAACATCTGTTATCCAACAGCCCACAATTGCTGTGAACAGACGTGGAGGATTGCCTATTCAGTATATTATTCAGGCTTCGACTTTCGAGAAATTAAGAGAAAAAATCCCTGTTTTTATGGAGGAAGTGGGCAAAAGCGACGTGTTCTCTATTAGCGATGTCAATTTAAAATTCAACAAACCGGAAATCAATGTAAGTATCGATCGTGAAAAAGCCGAGAGTTTAGGGATTTCTATAATGGATATTGCACAGACCCTACAGCTTTCGCTGAGCGGACAACGTTTTGGATATTTCATCAAGAACGGAAAACAGTATCAGGTAATTGGCCAGTTTAATCAGGAAGACCGTTCGAAACCGCTTGATTTAACTTCAATTTTCGTAAAAAACAAAAACGGTGAATTGATTCAGATGGATAATGTTGTAAAAATTGAAGAGCAGAGTAATCCGCCTCAATTGTACCACAATAACCGCTACATGTCGGCAACGGTTTCTGCTGGTCTGGCACCAGGAAAAAGCATCAGTGATGGTATTGAGGAAATGGACCGGATTAAAGCAAAAGTTTTAGACCAGAGTTTCACCACTGATTTAAGTGGGGAATCACGCGATTTTGTAGAAAGTAGCTCCAATACCTCATTCGCATTTGGATTAGCATTATTGTTGATTTTCCTTATTCTTGCTGCTCAGTTTGAAAGTTTTATAGATCCGTTAATTATCATCCTGACCGTACCAATGGCGGTCGCAGGTGCTTTATTCTCTTTATGGCTGTTCAATCAGACCTGGAATATTTTCAGCCAGATTGGGACCGTAATGCTTATTGGACTTGTAACTAAAAACGGTATTTTGATAGTAGAATTTGCTAATCAGCTGCGTGAACAGGGAAAACCAAAATTAGAAGCGATTCTTGAAGCTTCAGAAGCACGTTTAAGACCTATTTTAATGACGAGTCTGGCTATTGCCTTAGGAGCATTACCAATCGCAATGTCACTAGGAGCAGCTTCTACCAGCAGAATCGGTATGGGAGTTGTTATTGTGGGAGGAACTATTTTCTCTTTGGCATTAACCCTTTTTGTTATTCCGGCTATTTATCTGATGTGGTCAAAAGCCAGAAAACATTATCCTGAGTTTGATCATATTGACGAATACGAAAAAGAAAGTATAAAATAGCACTAAATCATGAATTTTAAATTTTAGAATTCATGATTTCAGTAAAAGAAAATAAACATGAATAATAGAAATTTATATCGCATTTTAATAATCCTCTTATTATGTATTGGCAAAACCAATGCGCAGGAAGTCCTGACTATTGAAGAGGCCATGAAAATAGCTTTAGAAAATAATTTTGAAATTAAAATTGCCAAAAACAATTCAAAAATATCTGAAACGAATGTAACAATTGGAAATGCAGGAATGCTCCCAACCGCTACCGCTTCGATTACAGACAACAACAGTATCACCAACTCCTCTCAAACACGTCAGGACGGAACGACAACAGCTTTGGACAATGCCAAAAACAACAGCTTAAACTACGGGGTAAGCCTTGGCTGGACGGTTTTCGATGGAATGAAAATGTTCGCCAGGCTGGATCAATTAAAGGAACTTCAAAAACTAGGCGATGCTGAGTTAAAAAGAACAATTTTACTAAAAATTTCACAGGTTAATTCAGCTTATTATGACCTGGTACAACAGCAACAGCAGCTAGCTGCTTTAGACACCACCATTGTTATTTCAAACCAAAGATTAGAACTGGCAAAAAACCGTTTTACAATTGGTAAAGCATCAAAATTGGAAGTTTTGAATGCACAGGTTGATTTGAATTCAGACCAGGTAGCTTTGTTACGCCAAAAAGAATCGTATATCAATTCAAAAATTTTACTTAATCAATATTTAGCCCGTGATCCAAAAATTGATTTCAAAGTCACAGACCAGCTTACCGTTGATGATAAATTAATTTTTGCTGATTTGTTGGATTTGGCACAAAAACAAAATCCTGCATTAGAAGCTCAAATAATCAATAAACGAATTGCAGAATTGGAATTGAAACAGGTAAAAGCAGACCGATATCCTGTGATTAACTTAACCACCGGATATAATTTTGCAGAAAGTCAATCCAGTTTAGGTTTTACAAGTGAAGCTTCTTCCAGAGGATTAAATTATGGTTTTAATGCTACGCTCAACATTTTCGATGGTTTTAATCAGCATAGAAATGAAAAAGTGGCAAAATTGCAAATCGAAAATTCTCAAATTGCTATCGAACAGCAAAATATGATCCTGAATACACAATTAAGTACTGCCTTCCAGACCTATTTAACCAACATCGAACTTATTGGACTGGAAGATGATAATGAAGAAATAGCAAAACAAAATCTTTCAATTACGCTGGATAAATTCAGGATTGGAACAATTACAACATTAGAATTCAGAACAGCTCAATTGAATTATGTGAATGCAAAAGTTCGTAACAGCAACGCTCAATATCAGGCAAAATTATCTGAAATTGCATTAAAAGAATTAGCCGGAAATATTAGTTTTTAGTTTAATTTTGTTCGAAAAGCATTTAAATGATTTCATACAATACAAAGGACTGGGTAACTTTTATTTTTCGTTTTCACAAATCTGACACCATAAGAAAATTGTTTTCTGTCATGATTGTGATTGGAATTTATAGTGCGGCCGTTGGTTATCTTGAAGTTCAGTATTTTAAAATCGGGAAAAACGATTACATACACAATATCAATATCATGCACGGCATGCTGGGTTTTGTCATCTCGTTACTGCTTGTTTTCAGGACAAATACCGCTTATGACCGTTGGTGGGAAGGAAGAAAATTATGGGGCAGCCTTGTCAATAACAGCCGTAATCTCGCCATCAAGCTGTCTGCCATTTTAAAAGATGAAACCGACAGAAGCTTTTTCAGGAAATTTATTCCAATGTATGCCCATATTCTTCAGATCCATTTAAAAGATGATGACACAAGTAAACAGCTTTTTGAAGATGTTGATTTAGAAATCGATCACCATAAACACAAACCCAATCAGTTAAAAAAAATCATATATCAAAAAATTAATGATTTGTATGATACAAAAAAAATCACCGGAGACCAGCTCATTATTTTAAACGAAGAATTAAGATCTTTTACTGATATCTGCGGTGCCTGTGAACGAATAAAAAACACTCCTATTCCGTATTCTTACAGTGCATTTATCAAAAAATTCATTTTCTTTTATACGATGACGCTTCCTTTTGGATATTCTGTAAGCCTGGGTTACTTTGTAGCTCCAGTCGTTGTTTTTGTATTTTATGTTCTGGCAAGTTTAGAATTAATTGCCGAAGAAATCGAAGATCCGTTTGGAGATGATGAAAACGATTTGCCTATAAAAAAGATATCCGAAAACATCAAAAAACATGTTGAGGAATTGATTTAGAAATTGTATTTATTTGATTTTAATTTCTATTAATCCATTTCATTTAAACCGAAAACTATATTCTTTCGGAAGAATTACATGCTATAAAAAACAAAAAAATAGTTTCCAACTCCAGCAATCAATCCTTATATTTGTACACTTATCAAGAATACTGAAATCAAAATGAAAATATCTTACAACTGGTTAAAACAATTTATTAAAACAGACTGGACATCAGAGCAAACTTCAGAATTACTTACAGATTTAGGTCTGGAAGTTGAAGTGGTCGAAAAATACCAATCAGTAAAAGGAGGCTTAGAAGGAGTTGTTGTAGGACATGTACTTACTTGCGAAAAACATCCTGATGCGGACCGATTAAAAGTTACTAGTTTAGATATTGGTTTAGAGAATCCTATTCAGGTAGTTTGTGGTGCTTCAAATGTTGCGGCAGGTCAAAAAGTGCCTGTAGCTACTATTGGAACAGTTTTATATGATAAAGAAGGAGGAGAATTTACCATTAAAAAAGGTAAAATTCGCGGACAGGAAAGCCACGGAATGATTTGTGCTGAAGATGAATTAGGTCTCGGAACAGGTCATGATGGCATTATGGTGCTGGATGAAAAACTAATTCCGGGAACTCCTGCTGCTGAAGTTTTCAAAATAGCAAATGATGAAGTTTTCGAAATCGGGTTAACTCCAAATCGTGCAGATGCCATGAGTCATTTTGGAACGGCACGTGATTTAAGAGCCGGAATGTTGCAGCGCGGAATAAATGTAGAATTGATTACTCCTTCTGTTAGCAATTTCAGGGTTGACATGCGTACTTTAAAAATTGATGTAAGCGTAGAAGAGCCTACCCTTGCACCAAGATATTGTGGCGTTACCATTTCAGGCATTACTGTAGAAGAATCACCGGCATGGCTTAAAGATCGTTTAAAAGCTATTGGATTAACTCCAAAAAATAATATTGTAGACGTTACCAATTATGTTTTACACGAATTAGGACAGCCATTGCATGCGTTTGATGCTGCAAAAATCAACGGAAAAATAATTGTAAAAACACTTCCTGAAGGTACTAAATTTGTCACTTTAGATGATGTTGAAAGAACCTTACACAAGGAAGACCTTATGATTTGTGATGAAAAAGGGCCACTTTGCATTGCAGGTGTTTTCGGCGGGAAAAAATCAGGTGTTTCTGAAGTAACTACTTCTATATTTTTAGAAAGTGCTTATTTTGATGCCGTAAGTGTGCGTAAAACCGCCAAAAGGCATCAGTTAAATACCGATGCTTCTTTTAGATTTGAAAGAGGAATTGATCCAACTATCACAGAATACGCATTAAAACGTGCGGCACTTTTAATCCAGGAAGTGGCAGGCGGAAAAGTTACATCTGATATAATAGAAGTATATCCTAAAAAAGTAGAAGATTTTTCTGTTTTATTAAATTTCAGCCATGTTTATAAAATCATCGGGCAGGAAATCCCAAAAGACACCATCAAGAAAATATTAGTTTCTTTAGATATTAAAGTGAATAGTGTTTCTGAATCTGGTTTGGGATTAACTATTCCCGCATATCGCGTAGATGTTCAGCGAGAAATAGATGTGATTGAAGAAATTTTAAGGGTTTACGGATACAATAATATTGATTTTTCTAAGAAATTTAATGCTACAGTAGCCAATTCCCCAAGAACAGAAGACTACAAAGTACAAAATATAATTGCATCACAATTGAACTCTCAGGGGTTTCATGAAATGATGGCAAATTCATTGACTACGGCTGATTACGCAAAATTATCTGCTGACCTGAAAGAAGAATATAATGTTACGATGCTGAATCCGTTGAGCAGTGATTTATCAACCATGCGTCAGTCGCTATTATTTTCAGGTTTGGAAGCGATTTCATATAATATCAACAGAAGAAATTCTGATTTGAAATTATTCGAATTCGGAAAAACGTACCATAAATACCTTAATGGATACGAAGAACACAAACATTTAAGTTTGTTAATTTCGGGTAACAGAAATAAGGAGAGCTGGACAAATCCGCAAAAAACTACTGATTTCTTTTTACTAAAAGGATATGTTACCGGCATTTTAAATCGTTTAGGAATAGATAAAATTTCAAATGTCCCATCAAAATCAGATGTGTTTTCTGAAGGAACTTCAAAAGTTTATAACAATGAAGTTTTAGTAGAGATTGGAGTAGTTAAAAAATCAATTTTAAAACATTTTGGAATCAAACAGGATGTTTATTATGCTGATTTTAACTGGGATTTGGTACTGAAAATAATCACAGGAAAAATTAAATATTCAGATATCCCTAAATATCCGGAAGTACGCAGGGATTTGGCATTACTAATTGACCAAAGCACAACTTATGAAAGTATTTATACACTGGCTAAACAAACGGAAAAGGCACTTTTAAAAGATGTGAATTTATTCGATGTTTATGAAGGTAAAAACCTTCCTGAAGGCAAAAAATCATATGCTTTGAGTTTCACAATTCAGGACAGCACCAAAACACTTACCGATAGCCAGATCGATAAAATCATGTCTAAATTACAGCAGACTTTTGAAACTGAGCTAGGAGCAAGTTTAAGATAAGTTATAAAAAAACACCAGCATTATGAATTGCTGGTGTTTTTTTTATGACTTGCTGTTAATGTTTCTTTTTGAAAATCTTTTTAAACAAATTTACGATTACCAAAACAACACAGCCTAAAACAAGACCCGTTACAAATTCTTTTACTATAGAAGGAAGCTTAATACCTTCTGCCAAATGATGAAAATATGGAATATAATGTACAAAGATTCCTCCAGCCACTAATAATAACGCAATTGTACCAATAACCGTTAAAGCTTTGATAACTAACGGAAGTGCTTTTACAAGTATATTACCAATAAATTTTGAAATACTTTTTTCGTTTTTACTAAACTTAATAAGCTTATATCCTGCTTCATCCATCCTCACAATAAGAGCTACAATTCCATAAACTCCAATAGTAGCAACTAAGGCAATTATTGACGTTACAATGATTTGCTGAATAATTGGCTTTCCGATTACAGTTCCCAAAGCGATAATTACAATTTCTACAGACAATATAAAATCAGTAATAATGGCTGATTTTACTTTTCCTTTTTCCATCTCAAGAATTTGTTCTTCAGTATAAGTATTTTCAGTTATTCCTTCTGACTCTTCATGCGCATGAGGAAACACAAATTCATATATTTTTTCGGCTCCTTCGTAAGCCAGGAATAATCCACCCAAAACTAAAATTACAATAATAGCATCTGGCATAAAAGCACTCAATAAAAACGCTATTGGAAGAATAATTACTTTATTAAGCAAAGATCCTTTGCTAATTGCCCACAGTACCGGAAGCTCTCTGGATGAAGCAAATCCTGAAGCTTTCTCGGCATTTACCGCTAAATCATCCCCTAAAATTCCTGCTGTTTTCTTTGCTGCAACCTTACTCATTACAGCAACGTCGTCCATAATTGCTGCTATATCGTCTAATAGTACGAAAAAACCTGATGCCATTATATTTTGCTTTTTTTAATGTTAGTGGTGCGAATCTACTACTTTTATCCTAAATCATTTTAAAGAATTCGGGATTTAATTTTAACTGCACTGACCCAACAAAAACCAAAGAATTATAAAAACTATTATAGTACCAAAGCACCCTCCTCCTAATTTTTTTGCCCCGTAACCGGCTAGCAACCCTCTAAATATATTGTTCATAATAATCTATTTTAATGTTAGTGTAAATTTGACGATTAATAGTGTCTATTATTTTATAATACTTTTTAAAAATCTTTCATTATTCACGGATTACCCAAAAAAAACACCAGCATTTCTGCCGGTGTGATTATAATTAATATCTCTTTAATTCTACATTTATATCTGATTATACTACTGGTTGTGTCTGATTTCTAAAAACAAGTTTACCATCAAAAGCATCGATTAAAATGATACTTTCCGTTGTAATATTTCCAGCCAGAATTTCTTTCGATAACTGGTTTAAAACTTCTCTCTGCACTACACGTTTTACAGGTCTTGCTCCAAATTGAGGATCATATCCTTTATCTGACAAGTAAGCAATTGCTTCCGGAGTCGCGTCCATTGTAATGCCTTGTTGTGCCAGCATTTTGGTAACACCTTTTAACTGTAAGCTTACAATTCTTGAAATATTGTCGACTGTAAGCGGTGTAAACATTACAATCTCGTCGATACGGTTTATGAATTCAGGACGAACTGTTTGTTTTAATAATCCTAAAACCTCGTTTTTAGCCGCCTCTGTAGCCGCTTCTACTCCACCTTTTAGGTTTTCGAATTTCTCCTGAATAATCTGGCTTCCCATATTAGAAGTCATGATGATAATCGTATTTTTGAAATCGGCTAAACGTCCTTTATTATCTGTTAAACGTCCCTCATCCAGAACTTGTAATAGAATATTAAAAGTATCAGGATGTGCTTTTTCAATCTCATCAAGCAAAACTACAGAGTAAGGTTTTCTGCGAACCGCTTCTGTCAATTGCCCACCTTCATCGTAACCTACATATCCGGGAGGCGCACCAACTAAACGGCTTACACTGTGACGTTCCTGGTATTCACTCATATCGATACGGGTCATTGCATTTTCATCATCAAAAAGATATTCTGCTAAAGCTTTGGCTAATTCTGTTTTACCAACTCCGGTTGTCCCTAGGAATAAGAAAGTTCCAACTGGTTTTTTCATATCCTGTAAACCTGCACGGCTCCTACGAACAGCATCACTTACGGCTTCTATCGCCTCTTCCTGGCCTACTACACGTTTGTGCAATTCATCTTCTAAATGCAATAGTTTTTCTCTTTCTGTCTGAAGCATTTTCATTACCGGAATTCCAGTCCATTTTGCCACAACTTCTGCAATATCTTCCCTGGTTACTTCTTCTTTGATTAAAGAATTTCCGGATTGGAATTCCTGCAATTGTTTCTGCAAATTTTCCTGACGCTCCTGAGCTTCTTTTATTTTTCCGTAACGAATTTCCGCCACTTTTCCGTAATCTCCGTCACGTTCTGCACGTTCTGCTTCGTATTTAAAGTCTTCTATTTCATGTTTTACAGCCTGAATTCCGTCAACGATATCTTTTTCTTGTTTCCATTTTGCATAGATTTCATTACGCTCTTCTTTCAGGTTGGCCAATTCCATACCTAAAATCTTAAGTTTGCTTTCTTCTTTTTCACGTTTAATCGCTTCGATCTCGATTTCAAGCTGCATGATTTTACGATCCAAAACATCTAATTCTTCTGGTTTTGAATTGATTTCCATACGTAGTTTAGAAGCAGCTTCGTCCATTAAGTCAATTGCTTTATCTGGTAAAAAACGATTCGTAATATATCTTTGTGAAAGCTCAACCGCAGCAATAATCGCTTCGTCTTTAATCTGGACTTTATGATGCGTTTCATATTTCTCTTTGATTCCACGAAGAATCGAAATAGCACTTTCTGTATCTGGTTCATCGATTAAAACCTTTTGAAAACGTCTTTCTAATGCTTTATCTTTTTCAAAATATTTTTGATATTCATCTAAAGTAGTAGCCCCAATCGCTCTCAATTCGCCACGAGCCAAAGCTGGTTTCAGGATATTGGCAGCATCCATTGCACCTTCACCTCCACCCGCTCCTACAAGCGTGTGAATTTCATCAATAAACAAAACGATATCACCTTCTGCGGCCGTAACTTCTTTAACAACCGATTTTAAACGTTCCTCAAATTCTCCTTTGTATTTTGCTCCGGCAATCAAAGCTCCCATATCTAATGAAAAAACGATTTTTTCTTTTAGATTTTCCGGAACGTCTCCGTCAACAATTCTATGCGCCAAACCTTCTGCGATAGCCGTTTTACCAACTCCGGGTTCACCAATAAGCATTGGATTGTTTTTAGTTCTGCGAGTTAAGATTTGCAACACACGACGAATTTCTTCATCACGGCCAATAACTGGGTCTAATTTTCCCGTACGCGCTAATTCGTTTAAGTTTTTAGCGTACTTATTTAATGAATTATAGGTTTCTTCTGCCGATGCCGAAGTTACTCTTTCACCTTTACGTAATTCTTCAATTGCCGCTTTAAGACCTTTTCCGGTAACGCCCTGATCTTTTAAAATTTGAGAAACTTTACTTTTTGAGTCAAAAATGGCTAAAATTAAATGTTCGATTGAAACGTATTCGTCGTTCATTTTTTGCGCAATAATTTCAGCTTCATTCAAAGCTTTATTTGCATCCCTTGAAAGCATAATCTCGCCTCCAGAAACTTTTGGAAAACTCTGAATTGTACTGTCTAAAATTTGCAAAAACAACGGCACATTTACATTTAATTTTTTAAGAATAAAGGGTGCCACGTTTTCGTCAACTTCAAAAATGGCTTTAAAAATATGCTCGTTTTCAATTTGCTGCTGTCCA
The Flavobacterium flavigenum genome window above contains:
- a CDS encoding efflux RND transporter permease subunit, producing MSLSTTSIKRPVLTIVLNLLIILFGFIGYTFLGVREFPSIDPAQVSIRTNYTGANSDIIESQITEPLEKAVNAIDGIRNITSSSNQGSSNITIEFNLDKNLEEAANDVRDKVSQAVRNLPQDIDAPPVVSKADADSESIISMTVQSDTRSSLELSDYAENVISQRLETIPGVSGVQIWGQKRYAMRLWIDPVKLTAYKCTVADVRNALNAQNVELPSGKLTGNNTELTVKTIGNLSKPEEFNNIIIRTDGDKIIRLSDVGGAELGPENIETSLTSSGLPMIGLAIVPMPGANYLDISSEFYKKYEALKKDLPKDIKLNIALDNTLFVKKSVLEVAETLGISILLVIIIIYLFFRDWAIAFRPLIDIPVSLIATFFIMWMLGFSINVLTLLAIVLATGLVVDDGIVVTENIFKKVEEGMSPIEAAIKGSNEIFYAVISISVTLAAVFLPVIFLEGFVGRLFREFGVVIGSAVLISAFVSLTLTPMLNAYLMKGGEQKKSKFYMKTEPFFEKMNSTYAESLSKFMDRKWISFPILIVCFGIIYLFFTILPKETAPLDDRSSVVMRMTTPEGSSYEYTDRFMQEISKLVDDSIPEKKVSLVITSPGFGSSSVNSGFIRLSLKQPDERVRSQKDIADKLTKWTKQYPDAKTSVIQQPTIAVNRRGGLPIQYIIQASTFEKLREKIPVFMEEVGKSDVFSISDVNLKFNKPEINVSIDREKAESLGISIMDIAQTLQLSLSGQRFGYFIKNGKQYQVIGQFNQEDRSKPLDLTSIFVKNKNGELIQMDNVVKIEEQSNPPQLYHNNRYMSATVSAGLAPGKSISDGIEEMDRIKAKVLDQSFTTDLSGESRDFVESSSNTSFAFGLALLLIFLILAAQFESFIDPLIIILTVPMAVAGALFSLWLFNQTWNIFSQIGTVMLIGLVTKNGILIVEFANQLREQGKPKLEAILEASEARLRPILMTSLAIALGALPIAMSLGAASTSRIGMGVVIVGGTIFSLALTLFVIPAIYLMWSKARKHYPEFDHIDEYEKESIK
- a CDS encoding TolC family protein encodes the protein MNNRNLYRILIILLLCIGKTNAQEVLTIEEAMKIALENNFEIKIAKNNSKISETNVTIGNAGMLPTATASITDNNSITNSSQTRQDGTTTALDNAKNNSLNYGVSLGWTVFDGMKMFARLDQLKELQKLGDAELKRTILLKISQVNSAYYDLVQQQQQLAALDTTIVISNQRLELAKNRFTIGKASKLEVLNAQVDLNSDQVALLRQKESYINSKILLNQYLARDPKIDFKVTDQLTVDDKLIFADLLDLAQKQNPALEAQIINKRIAELELKQVKADRYPVINLTTGYNFAESQSSLGFTSEASSRGLNYGFNATLNIFDGFNQHRNEKVAKLQIENSQIAIEQQNMILNTQLSTAFQTYLTNIELIGLEDDNEEIAKQNLSITLDKFRIGTITTLEFRTAQLNYVNAKVRNSNAQYQAKLSEIALKELAGNISF
- a CDS encoding bestrophin family protein — its product is MISYNTKDWVTFIFRFHKSDTIRKLFSVMIVIGIYSAAVGYLEVQYFKIGKNDYIHNINIMHGMLGFVISLLLVFRTNTAYDRWWEGRKLWGSLVNNSRNLAIKLSAILKDETDRSFFRKFIPMYAHILQIHLKDDDTSKQLFEDVDLEIDHHKHKPNQLKKIIYQKINDLYDTKKITGDQLIILNEELRSFTDICGACERIKNTPIPYSYSAFIKKFIFFYTMTLPFGYSVSLGYFVAPVVVFVFYVLASLELIAEEIEDPFGDDENDLPIKKISENIKKHVEELI
- the pheT gene encoding phenylalanine--tRNA ligase subunit beta, producing MKISYNWLKQFIKTDWTSEQTSELLTDLGLEVEVVEKYQSVKGGLEGVVVGHVLTCEKHPDADRLKVTSLDIGLENPIQVVCGASNVAAGQKVPVATIGTVLYDKEGGEFTIKKGKIRGQESHGMICAEDELGLGTGHDGIMVLDEKLIPGTPAAEVFKIANDEVFEIGLTPNRADAMSHFGTARDLRAGMLQRGINVELITPSVSNFRVDMRTLKIDVSVEEPTLAPRYCGVTISGITVEESPAWLKDRLKAIGLTPKNNIVDVTNYVLHELGQPLHAFDAAKINGKIIVKTLPEGTKFVTLDDVERTLHKEDLMICDEKGPLCIAGVFGGKKSGVSEVTTSIFLESAYFDAVSVRKTAKRHQLNTDASFRFERGIDPTITEYALKRAALLIQEVAGGKVTSDIIEVYPKKVEDFSVLLNFSHVYKIIGQEIPKDTIKKILVSLDIKVNSVSESGLGLTIPAYRVDVQREIDVIEEILRVYGYNNIDFSKKFNATVANSPRTEDYKVQNIIASQLNSQGFHEMMANSLTTADYAKLSADLKEEYNVTMLNPLSSDLSTMRQSLLFSGLEAISYNINRRNSDLKLFEFGKTYHKYLNGYEEHKHLSLLISGNRNKESWTNPQKTTDFFLLKGYVTGILNRLGIDKISNVPSKSDVFSEGTSKVYNNEVLVEIGVVKKSILKHFGIKQDVYYADFNWDLVLKIITGKIKYSDIPKYPEVRRDLALLIDQSTTYESIYTLAKQTEKALLKDVNLFDVYEGKNLPEGKKSYALSFTIQDSTKTLTDSQIDKIMSKLQQTFETELGASLR
- a CDS encoding DUF808 domain-containing protein; this encodes MASGFFVLLDDIAAIMDDVAVMSKVAAKKTAGILGDDLAVNAEKASGFASSRELPVLWAISKGSLLNKVIILPIAFLLSAFMPDAIIVILVLGGLFLAYEGAEKIYEFVFPHAHEESEGITENTYTEEQILEMEKGKVKSAIITDFILSVEIVIIALGTVIGKPIIQQIIVTSIIALVATIGVYGIVALIVRMDEAGYKLIKFSKNEKSISKFIGNILVKALPLVIKALTVIGTIALLLVAGGIFVHYIPYFHHLAEGIKLPSIVKEFVTGLVLGCVVLVIVNLFKKIFKKKH
- the clpB gene encoding ATP-dependent chaperone ClpB, producing MNINKFTIKSQEAIQLSQQLAQRNGQQQIENEHIFKAIFEVDENVAPFILKKLNVNVPLFLQILDSTIQSFPKVSGGEIMLSRDANKALNEAEIIAQKMNDEYVSIEHLILAIFDSKSKVSQILKDQGVTGKGLKAAIEELRKGERVTSASAEETYNSLNKYAKNLNELARTGKLDPVIGRDEEIRRVLQILTRRTKNNPMLIGEPGVGKTAIAEGLAHRIVDGDVPENLKEKIVFSLDMGALIAGAKYKGEFEERLKSVVKEVTAAEGDIVLFIDEIHTLVGAGGGEGAMDAANILKPALARGELRAIGATTLDEYQKYFEKDKALERRFQKVLIDEPDTESAISILRGIKEKYETHHKVQIKDEAIIAAVELSQRYITNRFLPDKAIDLMDEAASKLRMEINSKPEELDVLDRKIMQLEIEIEAIKREKEESKLKILGMELANLKEERNEIYAKWKQEKDIVDGIQAVKHEIEDFKYEAERAERDGDYGKVAEIRYGKIKEAQERQENLQKQLQEFQSGNSLIKEEVTREDIAEVVAKWTGIPVMKMLQTEREKLLHLEDELHKRVVGQEEAIEAVSDAVRRSRAGLQDMKKPVGTFLFLGTTGVGKTELAKALAEYLFDDENAMTRIDMSEYQERHSVSRLVGAPPGYVGYDEGGQLTEAVRRKPYSVVLLDEIEKAHPDTFNILLQVLDEGRLTDNKGRLADFKNTIIIMTSNMGSQIIQEKFENLKGGVEAATEAAKNEVLGLLKQTVRPEFINRIDEIVMFTPLTVDNISRIVSLQLKGVTKMLAQQGITMDATPEAIAYLSDKGYDPQFGARPVKRVVQREVLNQLSKEILAGNITTESIILIDAFDGKLVFRNQTQPVV